A window of Streptomyces sp. NBC_01224 genomic DNA:
TGCGGCTTTGAGCCGTCGGATCTCATCGCGGCCGTGACCGGTGGCACGGGTCTTGTTCAGCAAAGGGATGTCCCGCCAGGGGAGCTTCTTCAGCGTTGCCTGCAAGGTGGGGTGGTTGCCCTTGACCACGGCGATGTAGTGGGCCTTCTTCTCCTCGACGAGGAAGCGGGCGTGATCGGTCTGGGTCAGCAGCGCGTCGAACGTGACGACGGTTCCCGCGAGTTGAAGTGGGGACAGCAGCGGCTGGAACGCGGTGATCTCGTTGCTCTTGGAGTCGACCTGTCGCTGGGCGACCACCGCCTTCTCGCCGTGCACGACGGCGGCGCCCGTCCACCGCCAGGGCCCGCAGACCGTCGTGGGGGCCAAGCTGATCGGCGAGCCAGTGGCCGACGGCCTGGTCCAGGGCATCGGCGTCGATCCGGGCCAGCAGGCGGCCCAGCGTGCAGGCCCGCGGGACGGCAGTTCCCAGGCCAAGGCGGGCTCTCAACTCCGACGGCATCCCGGCCGCGAAGCGGGCGATGGACGTCAGAGTGGTACAGCCGCCGAGGACGGCGAGGGTGCACACGGCCAGCAGGGCGCCGAGCCGGTAGCGGCGCCCATGACGTCGGCGCGGATCGGGCAGAGCCTCCAACACCTCGGCAAGCCGGACCAGTTCCTCGGGCTCGTCGGTCGGCGAGTCCGCTATGCGGGCGCGGCGGCAGGACAGGACTTCGATCGTGGAAACTGGCATACAGACGCGACCTCTGGACGATCAACGGCTTCGACACCTTGATCATCGGAGGTCGCGTCCTTCGTTCGTTCACCGGGCCCAGCAGGCCGAACGGCCACGATCGTCACCAACCATCCATCTCGACAGGCGAGAATGCTTCAGCCCTGCCCCTGGCGCCGACGCACTCACCCACGGCAGACACGAAAGAGCCCCAAAGGACTGGAACGTTCTTGGTGATCACGTCAACGTGCGACATCCCTGAAACACCAGCTCAGCTAAGCGCTGTCCCGTAAATGATCTACGACGTGTTCGTTGACCTGCCTGTTTCTTCGTTACCCGGCGAGGGTGAGGTTGTGCAGGCGGGCGATGCCGAGCATGGCGTGGTGTACGCCGTCGCCCTTGAGGCGGCAGTCGCGCAGGATCTTCCAGGTCTTCATCCGGGCGAAGGCGTGCTCGACGCGGGCGCGGACCTTGCGGTGGGAGGTGTTGTGTTCCTCTTCCCAGGCCGGGAGTTCGGTCTGGCCATTCTCGCGGCGGTGCGGGATGACCAGGCCGGTGCCCCGGTATCCGCCGTCCGCGATCACCGTGGTGCGGCCGATGGCGGCTTTCGCGCCGGACAGCTCCCACGCCTTGCAGTCGTTGCGGTTGCCGGGCAGCGGCCGGCCGACCGCGACGACGAGTCGGGTGACGGCGTCGATGACGACCTGGTGGTTGGTCGAGTACCGGTAATCCTTCGACTGCTCGGCGACCTGGTGGTCACGCGTGGGGACCAGGGTGCCGTCCACGATCAGCACGGTGTCCTTGCGGAACCGCTGGCGGGGCTGGAGCGCCAGCGACGGGCCGAGGTGGTCGATGATGCGGTCGGCGGCCGACTTCGAGATGCCGAACAGCGGCGCCAACTGCCGCAGCGTGAGATTGGTTCGCCAGTAGGCGGCGACCAGCAGGACGCGGTCCTCAAGCGGCAGACCCCAGGGCCGGCCCTTGCGGACCGGGTCCGCCCCGTCGCGCCGCAACGCGTTGATGAGCTTGCCGAACTGACGCGGGCTCAACCCGGAGAACGGGGCTATCCAAGACGGCTCCGACGCCGTGATCACACCAGACACGACGAGATCATCTCACTCGTGACCAGCAGTTGCGGGACAGCCTTTAGCTTGATCTTTAACCTCGGAGGTCGAACGACTCGTCGTACTTGATCACTCGGACTGGTAACTGCCGTGCGTGCAGGCGGCCTTCGGCTGAGCATGTGCTCCGACCAAGAAACACACAAGCTCAGCGCGAAGGCCGTGGGAATGAGTCTGTTGCATCATGCTGTCGGGCAGGATCCGTTTGCGGAACTGTCATGCTTCCGGGGTGAGTTCTACTCCTGTCTGACCCGGCGTGCGGATGCGTTGTTCGAGCTTGCGGATGCCGTGTTGTGTGCGGATGGTCCGGTCCGGTCGCTGGTGGAGCTGTCGCTGGTGGGCGAGCATCGTCGCGGGCACGGTGGGCTCTACGACGCCCTGGCCGCGGGCCAGGTCGATGTCGGCAGGCTGCGGCGGGCCCTGGCCGCGGTGTCTTTACCGCGGGCGGCGGACGGCCGGCTGATGCTGGCCGCCGACATCACCTGCTGGCTGCGGCCCAGCGCGCACACCTCACCGCAGCGGATCCTGTGTCACACCTACGGCCGGGGCAAGGACCAGCACATTCCTGTTCCCGGCTGGCCGTACTCGGTGATCTGCGCGCTGGAGACGGGCCGCAGTTCATGGACCGCCCCGCTGGACGCGCTGCGTCTGGCCCCGGGAGATGATGCCGCCACCGTCACGGCCGGGCAGATGCGTGAACTCGTCGAGCGGCTGATGGCGGCCGGACAGTGGAAAGACGGCGATCCGGACGTTCTGATCGTGGTGGACGCCGGATACGACGTGCCCCGCCTCGCCTTCCTGCTGAAGGATCTGCCGGTGCAGGTGTGAAGGATCTGCCGGTGCAGGTGCTGGGCCGGATGCGCTCGGACCGCGTCCTGCGCCGCACGGTCCCGCCCCGCGCGCCCGGCACCCGGGGCCGCCCACCCCGCCACGGCGGCGAGTTCGTCTTCGGCGACCCCACCACCTGGAACACACCCGACGCGCAGACGGTGACCGAGACCCGCCTCTACGGCACCGCCACCGCACGGGCCTGGGACCGGCTCCACCCGAGACTGACCCACCGCTCCGCCTGGACTGCCCAGCTGGGCTCCCTGCCGGTGATCGAAGGCACCGTGATCCGCCTGCAGGTCGAGCACCTGCCCAGCGGCGCGACACCGAAGCCGGTGTGGCTGTGGTGGTCGGGCACCGACGCCACCACAGCCGACGTCGACCGTCTGTGGCAGGCGTTCCTGCGGCGCTTCGACATCGAGCACACCTTCCGGCTGTTCAAGCAGACCCTGGGCTGGAGCTGCCCGAAGATCCGCACCCCCGAAGCAGCCGACCGGTGGACCTGGCTGATCCTCGCCGTGTTCACCCAACTACGTCTGGCCCGCCCGCTGGCGGCCGACCTGCGACGGCCGTGGGAGAAACCGAGCCCGCCCGACAAGCTCACTCCCGCCCGAGTCCGCCGCGGTTTCCGGCACCTCCGCCCGAAGGCGGCCTGTCCTGCCAGAGCACCGAAATCCTCCCGCCCCGGCCCAGGACGGCCATCCGGTCGCAAGAACACCTGGCCCACACCACGCTACGACGTGCACACAGTCGGCAAACCGGGCCCCGCAAAACGACGGACGAAGAAGTCAACAACCCCGCGTCCACGCCGCACAGGTTAAAGATCAAGTTAGGGTGCGTTTGGAAAGTGGATCTTTATGATGCGTTGCCTTACTCAGGAGGTAATCGTCTCGCCCGGACTGTGCGGGCTAGTACTCCAGCCGTAAATCGTGATCTTCACGTTCGAGCGGCTTGCCGCCGGTAGTGGCTGGTCTGGGATCGGGCCTGGTGGCAGCGTCGCCAGTCGGACCAGCTGAGCCGGTGGACCGGGTCAAAGGCGGGCCGGATGACGAGCGTGATGAACAGCCGTTGGATCTCGTTGCAGGTGAGCGGTATGAGGGCGTCTGGTGCGGGATCGCGGTCGTGTTCGTTCGCGCGGACGACGGCGAGGAAGGCGTGCGCGAGCATGGCCAGGGTGACCCAGCGGGACCAGGACGGGTAGCGGCGGACCTGGTGCTCGTCCAAGGCCGCCAGGCCCTTGCCGGACTGGAAAAACTCCTCGACCCGCCACCTTGATCCAGCGACGCGCACCAGGGTGGTTAGCGGCACTGCGGCGGCCGGCGAGTAGCAGCGGTAGTACGCGAGTTCGCCGGTGCTGCGGTTGCGGCGGATCAGCAACTGCCGGCTCCCGGGCCGGGGGGCGGTGAGGTCGATGACGGCCCAGTCGTAGAAGCGGTGGCCCTTGGCTCCGCTCCCTGCGGACAGCTTCTGCCAGGCCCTCTTGGGCACCTTCCTGGCCAGCGTGTCCGCGCGGAACTTCCCGGCGCCTGTGGTGACTTCGTGCGAGCAGGCCACCGCGAGGACGTAGCCGGTGCCGCGTTCTTCCAGCGCGGCGCGTAGCGTCGGGTTGCCGCCGTAGACCTCGTCTCCCGCGAGCCAGGCGGCCCGGTGGCCGGCGTCCAGGAATCGGGTGACCATGCGGGCGGCAAGCTGCGGTTTGGTCGCGAATTCGGTCTTGTCACCGAGTCCGGCGGCCCGGCAGCGGTCGGGGTCCGAGGTCCAGGAACGCGGAACGTACAGTTCCCGGTCTACCGCGGCGTGTCCGCGGCGGCCGGCGTAGACGAGATAGACGGCGACCTGCGCGTTCTCGATCCTGCCCGCGGTGCCGGTGTACTGGCGCTGGACACCGACGGTGTCGGTGCCCTTCTTCACGTCGCCGGTCTCGTCGACCACCAGAACCGCCTGGTCGTCCCGCAGATGCTCCACCACGTAGGCCCGCACGTCGTCGCGGACCTGGTCGGCGTCCCACTTGGCCCGCCCGAGCAGGTGCTGCATGCCGTCCGGGGTGCTCTCTCCGGCCCACTCTGCGATGGTCCAGCAGTTTTTGCGCGGCAGGTCCGACAGCAGCCCGAGCACCAACCGCCCGACCCGACGTCGGGGTTCGACCCGTGCGAACCGGCCCGCGATCCGGGCCATCAGGCCCTCGAACGCCTCCTGCCAGCGGGCAGGGTCTACGCTGTGACCTGCGGCCACCGCATGATCTTCAGTCTTCACACACCGATGATCAACGGTGGCCGCACCCGTCTCCACAGCGCGTCAGGGTCGCGCAGCGTCTGCCTGCCGTCATGTGTCTGGAGGACTTGTGCAACGTGGCGAAGTCTGGTGGGTCCAGTTCGACGAGCGGAGGTTGGTCGTACTGCTGTCGGGAGACGACACGTCCGGGATCCGGGTGATGCAGGTCGTCGCTCCGGCGGGCGTCGACATCAGCGGTCTGGGCATCGAAGTGACGGTCGGCGCCGGTGAAGGACTGCCGTTCGAAGGCGTGCTGCGGCTCGCGTTCCCGCGTCCAGGCTTCACCCCGTGCACGTGGCTGACCACTGTGTCCCGGGACGACCTGATAGAGCGGGCGGCCGTCCTGTCCTCCGTGAAGCTCAGCGAGATTGACGACGCCCTCCGACTCGCTGAACAAGCGCAGGAGCGGACCCCGGCCACGACCGCGAAGCTCAGCGAGATAAGGGATGCCCTCCGTCTCGGTGAACTCGGGTAGACGGAGAAGGAGCCGACGCCCGCGACGGCGTGGGCGATCTCGGGCGAGATGATCGACGCTGGCCACCTGCCGCCTCGGCGCCCCTCACCACCGAGATCACGATCTACGGCTGGAGTACTAGGTTGGTGATCTCGCCGCGTGAGCAGGACGCGGACCATACGGAGGGGCCAATCATGTGCATAGCCACATCTACGAACACACGGACCGCGGTTGAGGAGTTACTGCGCAGGATCGGTGAGGGCGACCCCGAGCGCATCGCCGAGCTGTACGCCGAGCGGGGCGATTGGAAGCTGAACTGGCCGGAGGCCGAGCACGGTCGTACTGCCACGCCCTGGATCCGTCATCGGTCCACCCGGGCCGACGCGGCCGCCCACTATCGCGAACTTGCCGAGCACCACGTGCCGGAGCAGGTGGCGACTGAGGTTGAGCGCATCCTCATCGACGGAAACGACGCGGTCGTGATCGGCGAGATTCGCCAGACCGCTCGGTCCACCGGACGTGCGTATCGCGCGCGGTTCGCTATGCACCTCACCTTCGAAGACGGCTTGGTCACCCGGCACCATATCTACGAGGACAGCCTCGCCGTGGCCCAGGCATTCGACACCGAAGACCAGTGAAGGCCACCAGGACGAGCATGAGGATGCTGGTCACAGCCACTCGTTGATGGCTGCGACCAGTACGGTCGCTTCGTAGCGGACGGCGAGCTTGTCGTATCTCGTGGCGACCGCGCGGTGCCGCTTGAGAGGGCGTTAAGTCCGTTTCTGAGAACGGCCACGTCCGGGCTGCTCGAGAATTCCCTGGCGAACGAGCCGTCCCAGGCGGGAACGGGTGACGTTGATCGAGGGCTCGTCGGTGGGCAGGCCGAGATGTTCGTGCAGGTCGCGGACGCGGAACACCTTCTCGGGGTGCTCGTTGAAAACAGTCACGATGCGCTGATAGACGGTGGCGGTCTCCGTGGCGGCCGGTACATGGTCGGGCGGGGCGAGACCGTCGATGACCTTGCGGGTGGGGGCGAGCTCGACCCGGCGAGCCTCGGCCCCGGCGAGGGCGGTGGTGAGCCGCTCGATCTGCTTGCGCAGGCTGTCGGCACGTGCGGTGGTCTCGTCGTGTTCGGTCTGCAGCAGCCGCAGGAGTTCGGAGACGTTCACGCGGCCAGCTCCACGTCGTCACGCCAGGCGGGGGTGGGGGTGGTGAGGCGGCGGAGCATGCCGGCGGTGGAGGCCCAGTAGACGCGGGAGGCCGCGTTGTCGGGCCGGTGGTCATAATCGCGGGCGAGGCGTCGGTGGAGCATGAGGGTGCCGTTGACCTGCTCGACCACCCACCGTTTCGGTCGCGGGACGAAGCCTTTGCCCTGGTCGTCGGGGTTGCGCCGGACCACCTCGATGATGATGTCCTTCACCGTTCCGTGGGTGATCACGGCGTCCTTGAAGCCCTGGTCGACCAGGGCTTTCTCCAGGCGCATCCCGCATCGTTCGGCAGCCTGGTCCAGCAGGGCGATGCCGGCCTCGTTGTCGTGCGCGCTCGCGGTCAGGACCACCACTCCGATGATCAGGCCCATGACGTCCACAGTGAGCCCACGCTTGCGGCCAGGCGTCTTCTTGTTCGCATCCAGTCCCGTCGCCTTCAATCACAACGTTGATTGAAGCTCCGCCATCTTGAAGTGGCTGGTCAGCGGGGTGGCGTGACCTCGTTTCAGGGTGCTCGTGCTGGTCGTGGGCGGCAGTCTGTGTTGTAGATCGTCCGGCGGGGTGGTTTTGCCGATGAGTTCACCGTCCTCGAACGGTCTATCCAGCGACACGACCGTTCTCGACAGGAGTGCCATGTCCACTATCCAGCCAGTGATCGTGACTGCCGACCAGGACGTTCTGCTCGGCTTCTACACGAAATTGTTCGGCGCTGAGGAGATCTTCCGGGTACCGGCGGAAGGCCCGGCCTTCTACCTCGGCTTGCGCATCGGCGACACCGACCTCGGGCTGGTGGCCAAGGAGAACCCGGGGACTGGGGCGGCGTCGCGGATCCTGCTCAGCATCGGTGTCGACGATGTCGACGAGACGCTCGGCCAGGTGGCGGCGCTGGGCGGCTCGGTCCGCGGCGGCCCCAACGACATGCCGTGGGGACAGCGCGTCGCCCACATCCGGGACCCCGACGGCAACCCGGTGAACCTCACTCAGCCGATCCCGGTCCGGTGACGCTGTTCCGCGGTGCTTGTGCTGGTCGTGGGCTACCTGCGGTAGAGATCAATTGTCGGTAGTGGCCTCGATGTTCGTCAGGACGAGCAGCGCGCGAAACAGGTGGGTGGCGCGGGCGGGGTCGGTACGGAGCTTGGTGAGGATCCGCCAGTTCTTCAGGTGGGCGAAGCCGCGTTCGACGGGGACGCGTCCGGCGGCCAGGACCCGGTTGGCCTCCTTCTCGGCGGGTGCGAGCCTGCGGTCGCGGGTGGCCTTGAAGCCGGTGACGACCACGGGATCGTCCCCGTCGTCGTCCAGGCCGAGGAAGCCCAGGACGGCCAGGGCGCCGAGGCCGGCAGCACGCAGGTGGGCCAGGATGTGGTCGCGGCGGGCGGCGGTGATGTCGTGGGTGCGGCCGGGCCGGGCGGCCGATATCCACATCAGACGGCCCCGCTCGTCGGTCAGCGCGAGGACGTGCAGGCCGTGGCGGCGATGCTTGCCGGAGTAGTTCGGGCGGTTCGCCTCTCCGGTACGGCGCTGGGTGGGGATGAGGGTGCCGTCGATCAGGACGACCTCGCCGCCCCGCCGGGCGATCTTCTTCAGGGCGCGGTCCAGGCGAGGGGCCTTCGCGGCCAGCAGGTGGATCAGCTCGTCGCGCCAGCGCCGGATGGTGGTGGCGGAGATGTCGTTGCCGCCGGCCATGTCGGCCAGGCGCCTATGGTGCCGCAGCACGGCCAGGACGATCACCGCGATCCTCCCGGGTGGCAGCGCCCGCCACCTCGACCGTATCGCTTTGAGATGGCGTCGCAGCAGGTCGGTGAGGTAGTTCAGGGTGTGCGTGGACAGCGGCAGGCGGCACTGGTAGACCAGGGACACGGTGTCTCCGGCGTGCTCTTTGGTTTTCGTCACACAATTCCAACAGCCGCCGGGGGGCACCTTGGTTACGCTCCGGTCGCCGTGCGGGCCGGTCACGGGCGGGTGGTGAACTTCCCGTCGGGTCGTTTGTGCAGCCAGCCGCGGTCGGCCAGCTTCGTGAGCTTCCCGCGCAGCGGCTCCAGCTTGCCCCGTACCCCGGCGTCCAAGCCCAGCACCTTGCCGATCTGACGGGTGGAGACCGGGCCGGCGGCCTGCCGCACGGCGGTCAGGATGCGCTGGTACTCCGCCGGCAGTGCGGACTCGGCCACCGCCGGCCCACGGTCCGGGACCAGCCGCACCGCCCGACCTGCCACCTGGACCACCGGCGACCCGGCCTCCGTGCGCTCGTCGGCGAGCTGCTCGCTCATCCGCTGCCACACCCGCTCGGCCACGGCCAGCTCATCGCGCTCAGCTCGTACCTCCGACAGCTGCTTGACCAGCTGCTCTTCGACTCCGTCCAGCTCCACACGCTCGGCGATCCGCTCCAACACCTCGGGATCCATCATGGGCCGGAGCGTAGGAGCGGCACCCGCGACGACGGACGGGAATCCACAAACCCACTCCTGCCAGACGATCTACACCCGAGACTGCCGCCCACGACCAGCACGAGCACCCCGAAACGACATCACACCAGCACCCTGACCAGCCACTTCAAGATGGCGCAGCTTCATTGATACCGCGAACGAGCCACGGAGGACTTCGCCTTGCACGGCGCGGGCGTCGAGGTTAGAGGCAACACCGGTAACTTAGACGTCGTTTCACTTGGTGAGTCGGCGGTGGCAGATGAGGGTTGCGGCTATGCCGACGAAGGCGAGGAAGTGCTTGGGCTTGCGTTCATATCGACGGTGCAGGCGTCGGCAGCCGGCGAGCCAGGACACCGTTCGCTCGACGACCCAGCGGTGACGGCCGAGCCGGGTGGAGGACTCGATGCCCTTGCGGGCGATCCGGTGACGGATGCCGCGTTGGCGGAGCCATCGACGCAGGTGGTCGTAGTCGTAGCCCTTGTCCGCGTGCAGCTTGGCCGGTCGCCTGCGGCGAGGTCCGCGGCGGGACCGGATGGGAGGGATGCCGCGGACGAGCGGTTCCAGTCCCTGGCTGTCGTGCATGTTCGCGCCGGAGATGCCCAGCGACAGCGGCAGCCCGCTCCGGTCAGTGATCAGGTGAATCTTCGATCCCAACTTGCCACGGTCGGTCGGATTCGGTCCTGTCAGCAGCCCCCTTTTGCCGCCCGGACGCTGACGGAGTCGATCGCGCACCGCGACCAGTCCAGCTCGCCCCGGGCACCGAGTTCGTCCAGGACGACGCGGTGGAGCCGGGCCCAGACCCGGTCCCGGCTCCACTGGGCGAACCTCCGGTAGACGGTCTGCCAGGCCGGGCCGAAAACCGGCGGCATTTGCCGCCACGTACAGCCCGAGGTGGCCACGAAGATGATCGCGGCCAGAGTCTCGCGGTCACCGGCCCGTCGTCGACCGCCGCCCTGAGGACGCTTCACCTCCGTGAGCGGCACCACCCGCCGGAACAGCACCCACAACTCACCCGGCATCAACCGCTCAACCAGATCCGTCATGCACTACTCAACGAGCGATCACGCCATAAGAAACGACGTCTAAAGAAGCGTGCATCAAACGCCATTCAGAACACGATCAAGTGCCGCCCGGCCTGCAGGTCCCCAGTGCGGCTTGCCGCCGGGAAGGCCCCGATCTCCGTTCTGCCCCATGAGCATCAGGAACAGGCTCTTCATTGCAGCCAGCCCGCGGGCGCGCCGGATCGCCGCCTCGTCTGCATGCGCGTACATGTCGAAGAACCGTGAGGCCGTGCCCGCAGGCAGCAGCACCCATGCGGCGGCGAGGTCCCACGCCGGATCGCCGGCGAACATGGCACCGAAGTCGACGATGCCCGAGAGCGTTCCGTCCGAGACGACGACGTTCGCGGGATGGAGGTCGCCGTGCACCCACACCGGCGGGCCCTCCCACGCGTGGGCCGCAACGGCGTCGTCCCAGACGGCCCGGACATCGGCAGCGATGTCGTTGGGGCCAACGGCCTGGAAGAAGTTCTCGAAGCCGTCCGTGCAGTTCCTAGGATGGGCACCGAAGTCCGTAGAGGTCGGCGCCTCGGCGGGCGCCTCCACATGGAGCGCCCGGAGGAAACCCGCCAGCGTGTCGGCCGCGTGGTCGCCGCGGCTGATCGAGCCATGGTCCAGCGGCTCGCCGGGAACCCACGTCATCACGGTCCAGTGCTTGGGGAAGCGCTCGGACGGTTCGCCGAACCGCACCGGGAGCGGCACCGGGAGCGGCAAGCCCGGGGCCAGCACCGGTAGCCACCGCCGCTCCTTCAGCTGGAGCGCCGGAGTGGGGTCCATGCGCTGCATGCGCACGGCCAACTCGTCCCCGAGGCGCCACATTTGGTTGCCCCAGCCGCCCGCCACCTCGCGAATGGCCAGCCCTGCAAGGTCTGGATGTTGCTCCTGCAGCAGGTCGCGGACCAGGTCTGCGGTGATCTCGATCTCGGTGTCGGTCATGCGAAGACACAGTACCGAGGCGGCAGGGGGAGCGGCTCTCGCTCTCCGGAACATCTCGCTGTGATTCCTCTGGCGTCACCGATTCGGTTTCAGAAAGCTGCAGATCAGACGCTTTGGGGCGGACAGGCCCCAAAGTTCAGAGAAGCCTGCATCCGCTGCCCGATGCTCTGGCCCGACCCCGCCCAGCGTGACCGGCTTGTTGAGATCCGCGGCAACCTCCTCGCCCGCATCGCCGAGGCCGATCGCGAAGGGTGGTTCGGCGAGGTGGAAGGGCTGCAAGTGAGCCTTGCCGGGGCGGAGGACAAACTCGCCCAGCTTGATGCTGAGCAGACTCGCCGCGGCACTGCCGTCGACCTCGGGATGCCCACCTTCGCCCAGATCGCGATCCGCACCAGTGACGTTGAGGAGCCCGCTCCGTGATTCGTCCGATCACCGACGAACCGGTCCACCGCCTCGTGGAGCAGGCGGAGGCCCATCGCATCGACAGGCCAAGGAACAGGGCTGCCGCCTGCCGCAGATCCGAAGCGCGATCCGGATCACCTGTTGCCTCTTGTGCGTGCTGAAGACGGTATAGAGGTGGTTGTCGTTGAGTGAGGGGAAGAGTAGACGTGGATGTGTATGAAGCTGTGGACAGTCGCCGGGCTGTGCGGGCGTTCAGCGATGAGCCGGTATCCAAAGAGATACTCGAACGTGTGCTGGCCGCAGCGACGCGGGCTCCGTCGAGCGGGAACCTCCAGCCGTGGCATGTGTATGTCGTGACCGGCGAGCCCTTGGCCGAGCTGAAGAGGCGCGCAACGGCCAGGGCACTGGCGGGAGACCCGGGGGATGAGCGGGAGTATCCGATGTACCCGGCCGAACTGACCTCGCCGTATGTGGACCGTTTTTCCGCCGCGGCTGCCCAGCGGTACAAAGCGCTGGGGATCGAGCGCGACGACCCCGACAGGCCCATGAAGATCGCCGCCTTGAACTCGGAGGCGTTCGGGGCACCGGTCGTGCTGTTCTGCTACCTCGACCGGACGATGGGGCCAGGGCAGTGGGGGGACGCGGGGATGCACTTGCAGACGGTCATGCTGTTACTGAGGGCGGAAGGGCTGCACAGCTGCCCTCAGGTGATGTGGACGATGTATCGCAAGACCGTCAGCCAGATCGTCGGAGCCGATGACGGGCTCGTGCTGTTCTGCGGTGTCTCGGTGGGATTCGAGAAGGAGGGCGTGCCGCGGCTGCGTACCGGGCGGGCTGACATGACAGAAACAGTGAGCTTCATCGGAGGGTGACCGGGCATGTCGGTCTGGCGTCGGCCCGGATCCTCGCAACTCGTGGTTCAGAGAAGGCGTCATCAACCAGGGCCTGTTCTATCTCTCGTGGCTGATGGATCACCGGTCCGAGTTCGAGCACCTGGTTCGTGACCGGCTCGGGGCTACGGCCGCATCCCAGGTGCTGTGGAGCGGACCGCGTCTGATCTGTATCGCCGGCGACTTCACACGCTACGACGTACACGCCGTACGCGAGCACCGGAGGTCGATCGACCTGGTCCGCTACCGACTCTTCGGCAGCGACCTGCTCGGGCTTGAGACCGTGGCGTCCGTCAGCGGCGGCATACAGATAGCTCGT
This region includes:
- a CDS encoding transposase translates to MSGVITASEPSWIAPFSGLSPRQFGKLINALRRDGADPVRKGRPWGLPLEDRVLLVAAYWRTNLTLRQLAPLFGISKSAADRIIDHLGPSLALQPRQRFRKDTVLIVDGTLVPTRDHQVAEQSKDYRYSTNHQVVIDAVTRLVVAVGRPLPGNRNDCKAWELSGAKAAIGRTTVIADGGYRGTGLVIPHRRENGQTELPAWEEEHNTSHRKVRARVEHAFARMKTWKILRDCRLKGDGVHHAMLGIARLHNLTLAG
- a CDS encoding IS701 family transposase, yielding MARIAGRFARVEPRRRVGRLVLGLLSDLPRKNCWTIAEWAGESTPDGMQHLLGRAKWDADQVRDDVRAYVVEHLRDDQAVLVVDETGDVKKGTDTVGVQRQYTGTAGRIENAQVAVYLVYAGRRGHAAVDRELYVPRSWTSDPDRCRAAGLGDKTEFATKPQLAARMVTRFLDAGHRAAWLAGDEVYGGNPTLRAALEERGTGYVLAVACSHEVTTGAGKFRADTLARKVPKRAWQKLSAGSGAKGHRFYDWAVIDLTAPRPGSRQLLIRRNRSTGELAYYRCYSPAAAVPLTTLVRVAGSRWRVEEFFQSGKGLAALDEHQVRRYPSWSRWVTLAMLAHAFLAVVRANEHDRDPAPDALIPLTCNEIQRLFITLVIRPAFDPVHRLSWSDWRRCHQARSQTSHYRRQAART
- a CDS encoding mRNA interferase PemK, whose protein sequence is MQRGEVWWVQFDERRLVVLLSGDDTSGIRVMQVVAPAGVDISGLGIEVTVGAGEGLPFEGVLRLAFPRPGFTPCTWLTTVSRDDLIERAAVLSSVKLSEIDDALRLAEQAQERTPATTAKLSEIRDALRLGELG
- a CDS encoding nuclear transport factor 2 family protein; this encodes MCIATSTNTRTAVEELLRRIGEGDPERIAELYAERGDWKLNWPEAEHGRTATPWIRHRSTRADAAAHYRELAEHHVPEQVATEVERILIDGNDAVVIGEIRQTARSTGRAYRARFAMHLTFEDGLVTRHHIYEDSLAVAQAFDTEDQ
- a CDS encoding VOC family protein, coding for MSTIQPVIVTADQDVLLGFYTKLFGAEEIFRVPAEGPAFYLGLRIGDTDLGLVAKENPGTGAASRILLSIGVDDVDETLGQVAALGGSVRGGPNDMPWGQRVAHIRDPDGNPVNLTQPIPVR
- a CDS encoding transposase family protein is translated as MTKTKEHAGDTVSLVYQCRLPLSTHTLNYLTDLLRRHLKAIRSRWRALPPGRIAVIVLAVLRHHRRLADMAGGNDISATTIRRWRDELIHLLAAKAPRLDRALKKIARRGGEVVLIDGTLIPTQRRTGEANRPNYSGKHRRHGLHVLALTDERGRLMWISAARPGRTHDITAARRDHILAHLRAAGLGALAVLGFLGLDDDGDDPVVVTGFKATRDRRLAPAEKEANRVLAAGRVPVERGFAHLKNWRILTKLRTDPARATHLFRALLVLTNIEATTDN
- a CDS encoding IS5 family transposase (programmed frameshift); the encoded protein is MTDLVERLMPGELWVLFRRVVPLTEVKRPQGGGRRRAGDRETLAAIIFVATSGCTWRQMPPVFGPAWQTVYRRFAQWSRDRVWARLHRVVLDELGARGELDWSRCAIDSVSVRAAKGLLTGPNPTDRGKLGSKIHLITDRSGLPLSLGISGANMHDSQGLEPLVRGIPPIRSRRGPRRRRPAKLHADKGYDYDHLRRWLRQRGIRHRIARKGIESSTRLGRHRWVVERTVSWLAGCRRLHRRYERKPKHFLAFVGIAATLICHRRLTK
- a CDS encoding phosphotransferase; translation: MTDTEIEITADLVRDLLQEQHPDLAGLAIREVAGGWGNQMWRLGDELAVRMQRMDPTPALQLKERRWLPVLAPGLPLPVPLPVRFGEPSERFPKHWTVMTWVPGEPLDHGSISRGDHAADTLAGFLRALHVEAPAEAPTSTDFGAHPRNCTDGFENFFQAVGPNDIAADVRAVWDDAVAAHAWEGPPVWVHGDLHPANVVVSDGTLSGIVDFGAMFAGDPAWDLAAAWVLLPAGTASRFFDMYAHADEAAIRRARGLAAMKSLFLMLMGQNGDRGLPGGKPHWGPAGRAALDRVLNGV
- a CDS encoding nitroreductase translates to MDVYEAVDSRRAVRAFSDEPVSKEILERVLAAATRAPSSGNLQPWHVYVVTGEPLAELKRRATARALAGDPGDEREYPMYPAELTSPYVDRFSAAAAQRYKALGIERDDPDRPMKIAALNSEAFGAPVVLFCYLDRTMGPGQWGDAGMHLQTVMLLLRAEGLHSCPQVMWTMYRKTVSQIVGADDGLVLFCGVSVGFEKEGVPRLRTGRADMTETVSFIGG